From the Brachybacterium sillae genome, the window GACCGAGCGTGCCGAGTCCGTCGCTCAGCGTCTCGAGAACGCCCAGCCGAGCGAGCTGCTCGATGATGTGCGTCGTTTCGCCGCACGCCGCCCGGGGGCGTTCCTCGGTATCGCCCTCGGCGCCGGCGTGGTCGTCGGTCGCCTGACCCGCAGCCTGCGTGACGCCGCCCAGGACGACGAGCCGCAGAACCTGTACTCCTCGCGCACCGGCCACGCTGGCCAGGGCTACCCGGCCGGTCAGGGCTACCCCGCCGACCAGCGCTACCCCGCCGCGCCAACCTACCCGGCGGCGGGCCAGGCACACCCGGCCGGCCAGGGGTACACCTACCCGGCCCAGCCGACGACCGGTCGCCGCGCCGCCGCCCCGGAGGGTGGCCAGTCGGACGTGTCGACCCACTACGTCGATTCCCAGGCGCCGGCCTACAGCCCGCAGCCGGGCGCGCATGACGACCTCCACCGCGGTGGTCACGCATGAGCGCACCCCACACCGAGGGCTCCTTCACGCCCGGCCCCACGCAGGCCGAGGTGCGCGCCGAGCATGAGTCGCTCGGTCACATGTTCAGCTCGATGACGGAGAAGGTGTCGATCCTGGTGCGCCAGGAAGTGGCTCTGGCAAAGGCCGAGGCCACCGACTCCGCGAAGAAGGCGGGCAAGGGTGCGGGCTTCCTGGCCGGCGCCGCCGTGGCCGGTTTCTTCACCCTGATGTTCCTCTCGCTCATGCTCATGTGGCTGCTGGACGAGGTCATGCACCTCGGTC encodes:
- a CDS encoding phage holin family protein, with protein sequence MSAPHTEGSFTPGPTQAEVRAEHESLGHMFSSMTEKVSILVRQEVALAKAEATDSAKKAGKGAGFLAGAAVAGFFTLMFLSLMLMWLLDEVMHLGLAALIVAILWGIIAAVLALLGKKHLEKIKGLPQTQQTLQEIPETLNPAKETR